In Lemur catta isolate mLemCat1 chromosome 1, mLemCat1.pri, whole genome shotgun sequence, one DNA window encodes the following:
- the CDC34 gene encoding ubiquitin-conjugating enzyme E2 R1: protein MARPLVPSSQKALLLELKGLQEEPVEGFRVTLVDEGDLYNWEVAIFGPPNTYYEGGYFKARLKFPIDYPYSPPAFRFLTKMWHPNIYETGDVCISILHPPVDDPQSGELPSERWNPTQNVRTILLSVISLLNEPNTFSPANVDASVMYRKWKESKGKDREYTDIIRKQVLGTKVDAERDGVKVPTTLAEYCVKTKAPAPDEGSDLFYDDYYEDGDGEEADSCFGDEEDDSGNEGS from the exons atggcCAGGCCGCTTGTGCCCAGCTCGCAGAAGGCTCTGCTGCTCGAGCTCAaggggctgcaggaggagccGGTCGAGGGCTTCCGCGTGACGCTGGTGGACGAGGGCGACCTGTACAACTGGGAGGTGGCCATCTTCGGGCCCCCCAACACCTATTACGAGGGCGGCTACTTCAAG GCACGCCTCAAGTTCCCCATCGACTACCCTTACTCCCCGCCAGCCTTTCGGTTCCTGACCAAGATGTGGCACCCTAACATCTACGAG ACAGGGGACGTGTGTATCTCCATCCTCCACCCCCCAGTTGATGACCCCCAGAGTGGGGAACTGCCCTCAGAGCGGTGGAACCCCACCCAGAATGTCAG GACCATCCTCCTGAGCGTGATCTCCCTCCTGAATGAGCCCAACACCTTCTCGCCAGCCAACGTGGACGCCTCGGTGATGTACAGGAAATGGAAAGAGAGCAAAGGGAAGGACCGGGAGTACACAGACATCATCCG GAAGCAGGTCCTAGGGACCAAGGTGGACGCAGAGCGCGACGGTGTGAAGGTGCCCACCACGCTGGCCGAGTACTGCGTGAAGACCAAGGCGCCCGCACCTGACGAGGGCTCAGACCTCTTCTATGATGACTACTACGAGGACGGCGATGGGGAGGAGGCGGACAGCTGCTTCGGGGACGAGGAGGACGACTCTGGCAATGAGGGGTCCTGA
- the GZMM gene encoding granzyme M isoform X2, translated as MEARQCTLLALALGALCAGSTFGAQIIGGKEAAPHSRPYMASLQKNGSHRCGGVLVHPQWVLTAAHCLSTRPQLLRLRLVLGLHTLGQPSLAFRIRAAVQHPNYRPAPALKNDLLLLQLEGKVKPSKTIQPLHLPRSHQVVAAGARCSVAGWGVTHQGGQLARALQELDVQVLDSRMCNNSRFWQGTLTPYMVCLAADKNKAPCKGDSGGPLVCGKGWLAGILSFSSKVCTDVFKPTVATTVAPYVSWIKKVIRHWQSPPPAQ; from the exons ATGGAGGCCCGCCAGTGCACGCTGCTAGCGCTGGCCCTCGGGGCCCTGTGTGCAG GCAGCACATTTGGGGCCCAAATCATCGGAGGTAAGGAGGCTGCCCCCCACTCCCGCCCATACATGGCCTCACTGCAGAAAAATGGCTCCCACAGGTGTGGGGGGGTCCTCGTGCACCCACAGTGGGTGTTGACAGCTGCCCACTGCCTGAGCACAAG GCCACAGctgctgaggctgaggctggtgctGGGGCTGCACACCTTGGGCCAACCCAGCCTCGCATTCCGCATCCGGGCGGCCGTGCAGCACCCcaactacaggcctgcgccagcCCTGAAGAACGACCTCCTGCTGCTTCAG CTGGAGGGGAAAGTGAAGCCCAGCAAGACCATCCAGCCCCTGCACTTGCCCAGAAGTCACCAGGTGGTGGCAGCAGGAGCTCGGTGCAGCGTGGCCGGCTGGGGGGTGACCCACCAGGGTGGGCAGCTGGCCCGGGCACTGCAGGAGCTGGATGTCCAAGTGCTAGACTCCCGGATGTGCAACAACAGTCGCTTCTGGCAGGGTACCCTCACCCCCTACATGGTCTGCCTGGCTGCTGACAAGAACAAAGCCCCCTGCAAG GGTGACTCCGGCGGGCCCCTGGTGTGCGGCAAAGGCTGGCTGGCTGGAATCCTGTCCTTCAGCTCCAAGGTCTGCACCGATGTCTTCAAGCCCACCGTGGCCACCACTGTGGCGCCCTATGTGTCCTGGATCAAGAAGGTCATCCGCCACTGGCAGTCTCCACCTCCAGCCCAATGA
- the GZMM gene encoding granzyme M isoform X1, protein MEARQCTLLALALGALCAVGSTFGAQIIGGKEAAPHSRPYMASLQKNGSHRCGGVLVHPQWVLTAAHCLSTRPQLLRLRLVLGLHTLGQPSLAFRIRAAVQHPNYRPAPALKNDLLLLQLEGKVKPSKTIQPLHLPRSHQVVAAGARCSVAGWGVTHQGGQLARALQELDVQVLDSRMCNNSRFWQGTLTPYMVCLAADKNKAPCKGDSGGPLVCGKGWLAGILSFSSKVCTDVFKPTVATTVAPYVSWIKKVIRHWQSPPPAQ, encoded by the exons ATGGAGGCCCGCCAGTGCACGCTGCTAGCGCTGGCCCTCGGGGCCCTGTGTGCAG tAGGCAGCACATTTGGGGCCCAAATCATCGGAGGTAAGGAGGCTGCCCCCCACTCCCGCCCATACATGGCCTCACTGCAGAAAAATGGCTCCCACAGGTGTGGGGGGGTCCTCGTGCACCCACAGTGGGTGTTGACAGCTGCCCACTGCCTGAGCACAAG GCCACAGctgctgaggctgaggctggtgctGGGGCTGCACACCTTGGGCCAACCCAGCCTCGCATTCCGCATCCGGGCGGCCGTGCAGCACCCcaactacaggcctgcgccagcCCTGAAGAACGACCTCCTGCTGCTTCAG CTGGAGGGGAAAGTGAAGCCCAGCAAGACCATCCAGCCCCTGCACTTGCCCAGAAGTCACCAGGTGGTGGCAGCAGGAGCTCGGTGCAGCGTGGCCGGCTGGGGGGTGACCCACCAGGGTGGGCAGCTGGCCCGGGCACTGCAGGAGCTGGATGTCCAAGTGCTAGACTCCCGGATGTGCAACAACAGTCGCTTCTGGCAGGGTACCCTCACCCCCTACATGGTCTGCCTGGCTGCTGACAAGAACAAAGCCCCCTGCAAG GGTGACTCCGGCGGGCCCCTGGTGTGCGGCAAAGGCTGGCTGGCTGGAATCCTGTCCTTCAGCTCCAAGGTCTGCACCGATGTCTTCAAGCCCACCGTGGCCACCACTGTGGCGCCCTATGTGTCCTGGATCAAGAAGGTCATCCGCCACTGGCAGTCTCCACCTCCAGCCCAATGA